Genomic segment of Eretmochelys imbricata isolate rEreImb1 chromosome 24, rEreImb1.hap1, whole genome shotgun sequence:
TTAGCTGCATTTTAATAGCAGGTTATTTTAGCATTTGGGATGCAGAGAATAAATATTATCAGATTAAGTAATTTCTTTTGCTGAGCTATCCATTCCATCTGTGGCAGTTGGAGACCTGATGGAAACTGACtataacaatattttatttctccaGTGCTGGGAGTGCAGTTATTTCTGCACCAGACTCAGCGGATCCAGTTTGTTGAAGTTAATGACACCGCCAAGATCCACTGTTCTTCCACAGAAGACTTGAAAGGAGGAGGATGGAAGGTGTTTTGGTATTTGAGAAGAGAAGGTGAGACACCAACATGCATTAAGCACTGTTGGGATGATCAAAATCTAAGTAAATTTGCTTGCAAACATGAGAGACACAGCTCTACACTGGAAATCAGCACAATCCAAAAGACGGAGTCTGGTATTTACTACTGTGCATATAAATACAGCAGCTACCTGATCTTCGGGAATGGATCCTCGCTGATTGTTGGAGGTAAGGAACCACATAACTTGTTTAATGAGACTAATAATTGATTAACAACCCATATTTCATGTTcctattaaaatgaaacaagaTACCATAGCTATTGATGAATGGTTCAAAGGAAAGCATGCTTTAATGCAAACAGTTCAGCTAAACATTAAATACTATGGGTACAAAGGGGATATAATACACATACATTTTATAagtaaaaatgttaaaacttGAAAGTGCCAAAAATAAACTATTGACGTTTCTCTGACTGTTCAGGGCACCCAGGTAGGGAATATTTCTAACCTAAGAGCCTCGACTACATGAAACTATATGTTGAGTTAATGAAATGtttataaaaaatttaaaatttgcaCACAGTTTTCCTCCTGGCTAGTGCAGATACATATTGCGCTACAATCTAGTTAGCGGTAGTGTGGTGATTTACTATTTCCTTCTCTAATAGATGTGTTTCTTTGAATTAATGTCTCAGtgattgttgtagctgtgttggtttcagggtattagagacacaaggtgggtgaggtaatagcttttatgggaccaacttctgttggtgagagagacaagctttcgagctggCAAGGAGCTCTGAGTaaattcccagacctgaagaagagatctgtgtaagctcaaaagcttgtctctctcaccaagaagTGTGAGAAGTCCTAGTGAAAGACTAACATCTTTAATCAGACTGCAGCTCACTAAATTCTCCACCTTCTTCTGCTCAGATAGTTATACCAACAGCAGCTGGGTGATGCTTCTGGTCCCATTTCCACATGACATTCAAGTCACTGGGACAGCGAATCTGGCCTGTGTGATCCATGGAGTGTCCAGCCCGGTCCATGTTTCCTGGAGTGTTTCTGGGGAACTGCAGGAACAGGGGCTGACACGCTCATTGAAAGCAAAGGATGGATCTTTAACCCTCATAAATCACATCAGCGTCCCCATGGACACCTGGACCAGTGGGAAGAATTTCACCTGTGAAGTCAAATTCAACTCTTCCAGCAGCAGTGTGAAGAAAAGTACCAGGTATCCTGCAGGTGAGTGATATTATATTTGAGGGTTAAGGGAGACTCAGATGTGAAATAGGGGTGAAGTGGCCACAGTCAGAGCTCCTTCTATGTAACTTTCCATCACAGAAAGCGGGATTATTCTATGTCTTAGTTAGAATTTCTCTAGAGAATTTGGAGAAATGTGAATTGAGACATTACAGGGACCACAAGACAAAGTAGCTCTGATCTCTAGGGCAGCTTTCACCCAGATTGTACAAATGAATCCCTGTAAAgtgctaaataataataaataccagGAGTAAAGGGGAATTGAGAGGTATTTGAGAAGAGAGATGTTTTCCAACGACAGGTTTCATAGtgggagccatgttagtctgtatcagcaaaagcaacgtggagtctttgtggcaccttagagactaacaaatgtatttgggcataagctttcatgggctagaacccacttcatcagatgcatggagtggaaaatacaggagcaggtataaatacatgaaaagatgggagttgccttaccaagtgtgaggtcagtctaatgagacaattcacttagcagcaggataccaagggaggaaaaaaaacttttgaagcgGTAGTGACAGTGGCCCATTTCAGCCTATTTCCCCAATagtaatttccccctactgttactcacaccttcttgtcaactgtctgtttATTTGTTtcctccacagcccctgccagggagTGCTCACATTACATTGTGCCCCTTGCGGCTGGAGctggtctgctgctgctggtggtgtctCTGAGCCTCGTCTGGACCCTCTGCCCTTCCACGCTAGGTAATAAACAcagcccagcccagacactccCCCACTGAGAGAAATCCTGCT
This window contains:
- the LOC144280039 gene encoding immunoglobulin kappa light chain-like — translated: MKMILAEYLVLSSLVLGVQLFLHQTQRIQFVEVNDTAKIHCSSTEDLKGGGWKVFWYLRREGETPTCIKHCWDDQNLSKFACKHERHSSTLEISTIQKTESGIYYCAYKYSSYLIFGNGSSLIVGDSYTNSSWVMLLVPFPHDIQVTGTANLACVIHGVSSPVHVSWSVSGELQEQGLTRSLKAKDGSLTLINHISVPMDTWTSGKNFTCEVKFNSSSSSVKKSTRYPAAPARECSHYIVPLAAGAGLLLLVVSLSLVWTLCPSTLGFQPRVSAPPASEEHQGEILHAHLDCDSRNHNGRTMQRSARGKRVKP